A window of Bacillus sp. DX3.1 genomic DNA:
TTGAAGACCAACGCTTTTACGACCATCACGGTTTCGATATGAAGCGCATTGCCGGTGCTGTACTTGCAGATATAAAAGCAATGGCAAAAGTACAAGGCGCTAGTACCATTTCGCAGCAATACGCTCGTAATTTATATTTAGATCACGATAAGACGTGGAAGCGAAAGTTGTTAGAAGCAATGTACACCATTCGCCTCGAAGTCAATTACAGTAAGAATCATATTTTAGAAGGATATTTAAATACGATTTATTACGGACATGGTGCTTATGGAATTGAAGCTGCCTCCCGCCTTTACTTCAATAAATCTGCTAGTCATTTAACCTTGGCAGAGGCAAGTATGTTAGCAGGCATTCCAAAAGGACCTAGCGTATACTCTCCCTATTTACAAGAAGAGCGAGCAAAAAACAGACAGCTACTCATTTTAAATGAAATGGTAGAACAAGGTTATATTACGAAACAAGAAGCAACTACTGCCCAAAATGAAAAACTTACTTTTGCTTCCTTAGAAAAGAAAGAAGTAGCAGAAATAGCACCTTATTTTCAAGATGCTGTGCGAGCTTCCCTTATTCACGATGTTGGGCTAAATGAGCAAACCATGCAGCGCGGTGGGCTTCGCATCTACACAACACTTGATCCAAAACTACAAAAAATTGCAGAACAAACAGTAAAAGATACAATTCCCGAAACAACAGATATCCAAACGGCACTTGTCTCTATGAATCCTAAAACAGGAGAAGTAGCTGCACTTGTAGGCGGAAAAGATTATAAAGCAAGCCAATTTAACCGAGCTGTCCAAGCGTATCGTCAGCCAGGCTCTACCTTTAAACCATTTTTATATTACGCTGCGTTAGAGAAGGGATTTACGCCAGCTACACGTTTAAAAAGCGAGTATACAGTATTTACGTTAGGTGATGGGGTCTCCAAATATAAACCCCAAAATTACAAAAACTATTATGCGGATGATTTTGTAACGATGACGCAAGCCCTTGCGGTATCAGATAACGTATACGCTGTGAAAACACATTTATTTTTAGGGGAGGACTCCCTTGCGAAAACTGCTAAGCAATTTGGCATTACGAGTTCATTAAAGGATGTACCATCACTTGCCCTTGGTACTTCTCCAGTAAAACCCATTGAAATGGTAAGTGCATACAGTATGTTTGCCAATGGCGGAAAACAAGTAAAACCAACATTTATTCGCCGCGTTGTCGATCATGAAGGAAATATTTTGTATGATGCGCATTTAGAAAATAAACAAATACTCGATAAAAGCAAAGCGTTTGTCATGCAAGAAATGATGACAGGTATGTTTAATAAAAAATTAAGCAGCTATGCCTCTGTGACGGGGCAATCACTCGTCCCAAAACTATCGCGCACATACGCCGGAAAATCTGGTTCTACAGAGACCGATAGCTGGATGATTGGCTTTACACCACAGCTTGTAACGGGTGTTTGGGTTGGCTACGATCAGCCCAAGTCTATTTCAAATCCAGCAGAACAAGGCTATGCCAAAACAATATGGGCCAATATGATGGAAAATGGGTTAGATGGGAAGCCAAAAAAAGAATTTAAACAACCAACTGACGTTGTTGCTGTAAATATTAATCCCGAAAACGGAAAAATTGCTACAAAAGGGTGTCCTGTTTCTGTCAAAATGTACTTTGTAAAAGGAACTGAACCAACTGAGTACTGTATGGATCATGTTGATGATAAAGAAGAATTCGATGAGGTAGTAAAGGATCAGAAAAAGGAAAACTGGTGGAAAAAGTATTTTCCGTGGTAATAGGATGCACAATTCACAAAGGAGCAGTTTCATCCCCTGCTCCTTTTCTATTTTCAAATGCTATATTTCGCTTCAGCAATCTTTATCATTAATAATCGCTAGTACTTGATGATCTTCCCACCTTCCATTAATCTTTACATTTTTTCTAGCAATACCTTCCCTATGAAATCCAACTTTCTCTAAAACATGAATGGATCCTTTGTTATGTGGCATAACCCCAGCTTCAATTCGGTGAAGCTTTAATTCGTAAAATGCATATGAAACAACAAGGCTAACCGCCTCTGTCATATATCCTTTTCCATTATGATGCTTATCTAAGTAGTAACCAATGAAACAATTTTGTAAAGGGCCTCGCAATATATCTGAAAGTGCAATATTTCCAATCAATTCTTCTGTTCCAATCAAGAAAATTCCAAATGAGTATTCTTGATCTAGCTTTCTCTTTTCATATTGTTTTCTAATTCGATCCTGCTGTCCTTCCAAAGTGTAAAATGCAGCATCTCGTAATGGTGTATACAGCTGGAAAAATTCTTGATTCCTCAATTCTACTTGTAACATCGCTTCAGCATCATACTCTTCAAGAACCTTCACAAAAACACGATTTCCCTTTATTTTCATTTTATATCGCCCCCTTTCCCTATCTTCCAGCACAAATAAAAAATCCCCTTCTATCGAAAGGGATTTTTGTTATTCTCCTAATAACGCATGATGTAACGCTTCACTAGATTCATTCCAGATAGCTTCGTTATGCTCTTTTAAAAACTTCCCAAGCACTTTTTTAGATGTTGCATCCATATGATCAACCATAATGTGACGCTTTAATGATTTATCCATCTTATTTACATGCTCAGGAAGTGATTTATAACCACGGCGAATTTCACGATCAACTGTCATTTCACAAGCTGTAACACCCGCATAGTACGCACCTGTTGCCGTTCTCTCAATTGTTACCCAAACAAGCCAGTACGGTTTTCCGTTTGGAACTTCTTCTTTGCTCTTTAAAAATTTAATCCCTTTTTCAACAGTGCTACGTGCATGCATCGCTCCAATATCAACAAATGCATTTTCTTCTGTAACATCAACGAAAACAGGTGAAATATTTTCTAAGCTTAACGCACCAACGCCAAAGCCACCGTGTCCATCTGTTGAATCATTTTTAACGATATTAAAACCGATTTTTTTCTTTTTTTCTGTCATATGTAAACTCCTCCTCACTCATGTATTACATTAGCCCAAATATAGGCGCAATTATACTTTGCAAAAACCCTAATACATATGGTATTACCACTTGGAAGATTGGTTGAATTGTATAACGGTCAAGCGGTGTAATAACAAGAATCAATAAAGCAATTGCTCCATATTTCTCATATTGCGTCATTTTTGCACGAACATTTGCCGGTGCTAAATCTTCAATAACACGATATCCATCAAGCGGTGGAATCGGTAATAAGTTGAAAATAAGTAAAACAATATTAAGAGTAATAAAAATTTGAAAGAATTGACGTAATGTATCTGCCACTGCAAATGGAATGGCATCTAATACCCCAAATCTTATTAAGCTGTACCAAATGATTAAGCCTATAGCACTTAAGATAAAGTTACTAATTGGCCCTGCAATTGACACTAAAACACCAGCAAGACGTGGTTTTTTAAAGTTATACGGATTAACAGGTACTGGTCGTGCCCAACCAAACCCAATGATTAATATGGCAATCATGCCAATAGGATCTAAATGAGACATTGGTGATAACGTTAAACGCCCTTGCTTTTTAGCTGTATCATCTCCAAACTTATATGCAACATATGCATGTGCGAATTCATGCACAGACAATGCAATAACAATAGCCATTGCTACTAACGGTATTTGGTGCAGTGGATATACAAAAAAATTCTCCATACTTCATCTCCTCTTCATTATGTCAAAAAAGAAAATATTTGTTTTTCTGATTGTTCTCTTTCAGAATCCGTTATAATAAGATGGTAACCTACATAAAAGGAGCGATATATATGCCATATGTAACAGTGAAAATGCTAGAAGGACGCACAGAAGAGCAAAAGAAAGCCCTTGCTGAGAAAGTAACAGCAGCAGTAAGCGAAACAACTGGTGCTCCAGAAGAAAATATCGTTGTCTTCATCGAAGAAATGTCTAAAAACCATTATGCAGTCGGTGGAAAACGCTTAAGCGACAAATAATTTCTATCTTCTAGAATAAGAAGCAGTCCTAGGGCTGCTTCTTATTCTTTTCCTTCTAATAACTGAATAATTTTCTCTTTATATTTTCCTTTTCGGCCATCTTCATAGATTAAATCATGCGGATAAAAGAGTTTTTGATCCGTTCTCTTTTTACCCGTAATCGCTTCTACAATATCAGATTCACGTGAAAGTTCACGAAGTTCTCCGTTTGGCATCAGAAGTAAAATCGGGAGACGCTCCTCTTCTTCCCCCGCACGGTAAAAGTCGTACGGCAAGTCCGATGTAGAATCAACCACTAAATAATACTCTGGATCTAAACCAATTTTCTTAAATAAACTACTTAATTCCGCCCAATTATTCAAGCCATGTTTCTCTGTAAACTCTACATATTTAAAAAGGTTTCGATTCATAAAGCGGCGGCACAAATCACTTAAAATAGCATCTTCTTCATCCTGCCATACTTGGAAGTAGTAATACATAACATTCTCATCTAACTTTATGTAATCCTCTACCGTTACTTCTTCTTCAAATAAAGAGTAAAAATGAACAGGATGATGTTTAAATGCATAATACTGCTTATGCAACATTTTTGCACGATGTAAGATTTTCGTTAAAATGACTTCTGCACTGCGTGTTACCGGATGGAAATACACTTGCCAGTACATTTGATAACGGCTCATAATATAATGCTCAACAGCATGCATACCGCTATTTTTAATAACGACTTGGTCTCCATACGGCCGCATGACACGTAATATACGCTCCATATCAAAGTTTCCGTATTTCACACCTGTAAAATATGCATCTCGTAATAAATAATCCATACGATCTGCATCAATTTGACTCGAGATCATACTAATCGCTAATTTATTGTCCGACGTTTTCGCAATGACATCTGCTACCTTTTGCGGAAACTCTTGATCAACACGGCTTAATACTGTATTGATTTCGGTGTCACCGACAATAATTTTTTGTGTAAACTTCTCATGATCTAATGAAAATACTTTTTCAAATGAATGAGAAAATGGGCCGTGTCCAACATCATGAAGCAATGCTGCACATAAACATAACAATCTATCTTCTGCATTCCATTCCGGTCTGCCATCAAATACATCATCAATCATACGACGAATAATTTCATATACACCTAATGAATGAGTAAAGCGACTATGTTCCGCACCGTGAAATGTAAAAAATGTCGTCCCAAGCTGCTTAATACGGCGCAGACGTTGAAATTCTTTCGTTCCGATTAAATCCCAAATCACGCGATCACGCACGTGCACATATTTATGTACTGGGTCTTTAAACACTTTTGTTTCGCTGAGTTTGTCGTTTAAATATACCATCGACTTCCCCCTTTCTTTACTTCATTCTTACTTTCATTATAAACGAAATAGGAAACAGAAAGAAACGAAAGACTATATAAAGTAAAACTTTTCTCAGCGAAGGGTCCTGCCCATTAGTGGTGGATAAATCAATAATTGTGCTGTATATAAAGAAAATCACCTTCGCCAAAGCGAAAGTGATTTTTCTTTATATTATTTTCCTAAAACGAAATCAGCAATTTCGTCTAAGATCATTTCTTTACCAAGTGGGAAGTACCCTTTGTTTAAATCTTCGTTTTTGATTGTAAACACTTTATTGTTCTTAACAGCGTTCATGTTTTTCCAAATTGTTTCTTCTTGGAATTCTTTTAAGCGTTGTGAACCATCACCTGTTGTAAATACGAATAAGTAATCTGGGTTGTAGTCAATTAATGCTTCTTTTTGTACTTGTACTAACGGCTTATCAGTTGGTGTACCTTTAACAGCTGGAAGTTTTAAGTCCTCAAACAATACGCTACCGTAACCGTAGTTACCGTATACACGGAATGCATTTGGATATGCTGCCATTTTCATGAACTTCGCATCACCAGTTTTTGCAACGATTTTATCATGTAACTTACTTGCTTTTTCGTCGTATTTCTTCAACCATGCCGTTGCTTCTTTTTCTTTACCAAAGATTTTACCTACTTCTTCAAACTTTGGACGCCATTGATCTAATGGAGTATTTAACATAACTGTTGGTGCAATCTTAGATAATTGATCGTAAATCTTTTCTTGACGGTTGTTCACAAGAATTACATCAGGTTTTGCAGCCGCTACGGCTTCAATATTGATTTTATCGCCCCAGGCAGAACCAACTGGCTTTACACCTTTTAATTTATCTGCAATATGTGCATCAATTTTCTCTTGAGATGTATTTGCAGTAATAATTGGCTTCATGCCAAAGATTAACAAGTCTTCTGTTGAACCACTAAGGTCAGCAATTTTCTTTGGGTTTGCAGGGATTTTAATTTCCCCTTTTGCGTGTTTTACAACGCGCTCTTCACTTTTCGCATCTGCCTTCTTTTCTTCTTTCTTATCGGAAGAACAAGCTGCAAATAATACAGACGTAATAACTAGTAAGCATGCTAGTAGCGTTACTTTAAATTTCTTCATATTTCCCTCTCCTTATGTATTGCATAATTTACTCTTGTAAGATAAAAACATCTATAAGAAACCACTATAAACAATAAATTTATATATACTTATTTATCGTTTAAAATGACCCATTCTAATGGGTGTTCAGTTTCCCACAGCTACTGAGAAACTCAACATCCATTAGAATCCCTCCCCCTATCAAGATGTTGAACCAATCGGGCTTTTACGGGTAGTTTATCCCCCACCTGACTTCTTCGCTTCCTGCCGAACTTTGGGGTGGGGGTATTACTGTCCGCGAATAGCGGGATACAGGGGAAAGACTTCATTTACGCTTGTTTACGTAGTTGTTTATTTATTATCGTTAAATCATACGTTAAGCAAATTGGTTTACAGTTTACAGGACATGGAACGATTTGTGCTTCAATTTCAAACACGTCACGAAGTGTTTCACACGTCATAACCTCATCCGGCGTCCCTTGCTTCATTAACTTTCCGCTCTTTAAAGCAATCATATGATCTGAAAAACGAGAAGCATGATTTAAATCATGAATAACCATAACAATTGTTCGGCCTTCTTCTTGATTTAATTTTTTCAATAAGTTTAATACTTCCAGTTGGTGAGCCATATCCAAGTATGTTGTCGGTTCGTCTAGCACAAGTAAATCTGTTCCTTGCGCAAGAGCCATCGCAATCCAAACGCGCTGACGCTGTCCACCTGATAGGGCTTCCGCTGGACGATTCGCAAACTCTGTCATCCCTGTCACTTCAAGTGCCCAGTGAATATAACGATAATCTTCTTCCCTTAACGTCCCAAAGCCCTTTTGATGTGGGAAACGGCCATATGATACAAGTTCAAATACAGTCAGACCGGTTGGCACTTCTGCAGTTTGTGGCAAAATCGCCATTTTCTTTGCGATTTCTTTTGTCGGCTGTTTCTCAATTGCTTTCCCATCAAGATAAACTGTACCTCGTTTTGCTTTTAAAATACGAGAAGCTGTTTTTAACAAAGTGGATTTTCCGCATCCGTTCGGTCCAATAATCGTTGTAATTTTCCCTTCCGGAATTTCAACTGACAATCCATCAATAATTAATCCTTCATTATAGCCAACAGATACTGAATCAACCGCTAAAGTTGCCATACAAAATGCCTCCCTTTATTTTGTTTTAATAAGTAAATAAATGAAATATGGTGCACCGATTACAGAAATAACAAGACCGACTGGTATTTCTGATGTCGTTAATACACTACGTGAAATCCAATCTGCAAACAATAGTAAAAACGTTCCAATTAGTGCGGCTGTCGGTAACATAATTTGATGCTTTCCTCCAACAAGGCGCCTTGCTAAATGCGGTGCCATTAAGCCGATAAAGCCAATCCCACCAGCAACAGCAACGGATGCTCCTGCTAAACAAACAGCAATAAATAATAGTTTACGTCTTTCCTTCTCTACATTTACACCAAGTCCGACCGCTGCTGCATCACCTAAATTCATAACATTTAATACGTGTGCTTTACGAATCGCAATTGGTAAAAAGATCAGCATCCATGGAAGTACACTCAGTACGAATTTCCAGTCTGTACCCCATAAGCTTCCCGCTAGCCAAATCGTTGCGAAGCGGAAATCATTCGATGTCATTTTCATTGAAAAAATTAAACTAACAGCGCTAAATCCCGCTGCTACTGCAATACCTACAAGAATTAAACGGGTAGGTGAAACACCATCTTTCCATGCTAATGCATAAATAATAACCGCTGCCAGTACTGCACCCACCAAAGCGAAAAATGGAAGGATAAATACGGATAGAAGGGAACCAGTTCCCACTTTTCCAAAAAAGAAATATACGAATACAACAACCGTTAATCCTGCTCCGGCGTTAATTCCGATGATTCCTGGATCAGCAAGTGGATTTCGTGATAACCCTTGCATAATCGCACCTGATACAGCTAACGCTGAACCGACTAGTATAGCAATGACCATACGCGGCATCCGAAATTCAAATAAAATGACTGACTGATCTTCTGCCCCAAGCCCAACTAACGATTTCAATACGTCCATTGGTGGGATTTTAAACGTTCCTGTATTTAAACTTATAAGAAAAACTGCAAAAATTAAACAGGTTAAAATCGTTACGATTGAAACATTCTTTTTTGTTAAGACGCTTGTCCTCACATTTTCCCTCTCCCTTCATTACGTGCTAAGTAGAGGAAGAATGGAACGCCAATTAGTGCTGTAATCGCCCCGATTGGTGTTTCAAACGGCGGATTAATAATACGAGATAACATATCCGCACATTCAATTAACAATCCACCTAATATAGCAGAACATGGAATAACCCATCTATAATCTGATCCGACAAGAAAACGCGTCATATGCGGAATCACAAGCCCAACAAATCCAACCGACCCTGCCATAGATACTGCAGAACCTGTTAAAACAAGAACAAGTACAGTTCCGATAAATTTAATCAGTGTTGTATTTTGTCCAAGTCCAATTGCAATTTCTTCACCAAAACTTAGAATTGTAATGTATCGCGACATCATAATTGCAAGAAGAAGACAAACAAGTCCGATTGGTAATAGCATATTAATGCTTTCCCACTTTACGCCAGCAACGCCACCCGCATTCCACATACTCACTTCTTGAGCAAGGTTGAAATACAAAGCAATACCAGATGAAATTGCTCCTAATAAGGCACTGATTGCTGCCCCAGCTAATGCTAGTTTAACAGGTGTTAATCCACTTGGTGAAGCTGCTCCAATTCCGTATACAATACTTGCGCCAAATGCTGCTCCGATAAAAGAAGCAATTACAAACATTAAATACGGGGAATTCGGGAAAAATGCATACATAATCGCAATCCCAAATACGGCCCCATCCGTAATCCCCATTAATGATGGAGATGCAAGTGGATTTCGCGTCATACCTTGCATAATCGCGCCTGATACAGCTAAAAAGGCTCCAGCAACAACACCACCAATTGCCCTAGGCATACGAAGCTCTTGAATTACATTATGATGCGTCACAGACCCATCAAACTGAAACACAGCTTGCCATACCGTTTTCAAACTAATATCTGCTGCTCCAAATGAGATTGACATAGCCATACTTAAGGCCAATAAGATTGTACCAGCTATTAATATAATAGTGGCAACAAGCGGCCGACTCTTAATATCTTTCGCATTTACTTCTTGTTGTTCTATCTTCCTCGCACTTGCTTCCATCCCTCAACCATCCTAATCCAAAGCATATATTTAATAAAATGAGATTTATTCTCAAGAAAAAACAAAAATAAAATTGGGTTTATCTACCCAATTTGATAATGATTCTCAGAATCACACTTTCTATTCTACATATTGGCATAAAAGACTGTCAACCATTATTTTGTAATATAAAACTTATGTGCTTTACACGAAATCGATGCCACAAAATAAAAAGAATTCGTTGTAAAAATCATCTTATGCAACCAACTTACCTTCTACTCTTCATTATATTAAGATAAGGATTTTTCATTAAAAATAAAAAAGAAGAGCAATATATTCGCTCTTCTTTTCCTTATTTATTTAATTTTGTTTCAATTTTTTTAAGTAGTTCATCTTCATTTGGTGCTGCAACCGGACGGTTATTGACAAAAGCGAATGATTTTTTACGACCTGGACCACAATAAGATTGGCATCCAACTTCAATGTCTGCACATGAATCTATCTTTTTCAAACGAGGTATCAACGTCTTAATATTCGTTGCCTGACAATCATCACACACACGAAATTCGTTTCCCATTATTATAACACTTCCTCTATTTTAAACTTTTCACAAGTACATTTAACAACAAACACTAAATGGTATTTTACCGCTCTTTGGGACGGGATGCAAGTTTTCCTATACCGCTATTTACCTGTAATATCTTCTTGTATCCCCATATAAAACACTCATTTTTTCCAATTAATCTTTCCCTTACTTCTCCGATTAATCCGTATACCGCATACAACCGAAGTTTCACTTTATCCATGTCAAGATTCAAAAGAGGCAAAAAGGTTAGATGGAGGATTACTGCCCGTAAAAGCCCGATTGGTGAGGACTAACCATAAGTGGAAGAAAAAAACCTCCACTTATGAAGGTTTCACTTTATCAAAATCTACCATATTTTTAAAAGCTTTGTATAAAAGCAATTTCTTTTGTCCATTATAAAAATAGGAAGTTCATAAAAAGAAAGGGAGCTGAATCTATGAAAGTAAGACAAGATGCTTGGACTGACGAAGACGATTTATTACTTGCTGAAACCGTACTACGTCATGTTCGAGAAGGAAGTACCCAATTAAATGCATTTGAGGAAGTTGGCGATCAGTTAAATCGCACATCAGCTGCTTGCGGTTTTCGCTGGAATGCTGTTGTTCGTTATAGCTATGAGCAAGCATTGCAGCTAGCGAAAAAACACCGAAAAGATAAAATGCGTGCTGCTGGTGGTGAACAAGCAAAAAAACGACTTCTCTATACCCCTCCAGCTTCAGCGGTAATTACAGTTGATAAAGAGCCAATTACGCATGAACTGCATGAGCCTATTCAGCGTACAGAACCAGTTGCATCTAAAAGTGCTATGACTATGCAAGATGTCATTTATTTCTTACAAACGGTAGGATCTTCAAATGTAAAAATATCCGCCCTTGAAAATGAGAATACGAGATTAAAACAAGAAATCACTTCATACATGCTTCGAAATGATGAATTAGAAAAGAAACTGGAAAAGATAGAACAACAATCCCACACGGTACAGGAAGATTACGAAACACTCATGAATATTATGAACCGTGCTCGTAAGTTAGCACTAATGGATGATGAAGAACGTACCCAAACATCATTTCGCATGGATCGAAATGGAAATTTAGAAAAGATTGCAGAATAAAAGGATGCGGTGAACGCATCCTTTTATTTTTATTTTGACTTTATCTCTACCATATGGGCTTCTTCCACTTTAGAATCTCTCTTTATATCTGGAAAAATCTCTTTTTTCGGATTTTCTTTAAACTCTACTACCCCAATTGTTTTTACAGGTGCACTAATTGCTGAATATACTGTATCACTTACAACCGCATACATATCTGTATATTTACGTGCATCGCCGATAATAACATTACCTTCATATTTCATTTTTTTCCCGTTAATTGTTACATCATTCTGCTCGGTTTTCGCAAATACAATCCCTGTATCATCAGAAACAGATGGTAATGTTTCAATTGGCTTCACATTGTCCCCATCTACTTTTCTCAGTATTTTTTCTTTCACAAGCTTGTCTGCTGTCGTTTTATTTATAATTAACACCTTTTGATCATTGAATTTATCAAATTTCGCCTCATATTTATTTTGAGACTCAATTTCTTTTTGATGCTTCTCTATTGTTTGTTGTAGGACTGCATCATCACCATACATAATTACACCGTTTGCTTGCGGAGCAATCATATCCATAATTGAACAACCACTAAATACTACAGCTGAAAGTGCCGCTACAAATCCTAATTTTACTTTTTTCATTTATATTCCTCCTAAACGATAATTGCTCCTTCCATTTTAACCACCAAAGTCGCCCTTACCAATTTAGTTTCCTTACAGGAACATTACAATTCCGTAAGGTTCTTTTCACAACCATCCTCCCTCAGCTCTCTTTTTTGTTATAATAAAGATTGTCATTTTATAGATAAGGGGTTAGTTACATGAGCGATTCCCGTTCGATTTTATCTCAACCAGAGTGGCGCATTGTTGATCAGTCTAGTTTAGGATCAACCTTTCATGCCCTGCAGTCATTCGCAATGGATGACACGCTATGCACGACAGTTGGAAATGGTACATCCGCTGCAACAATGCGCTCTTGGGTTCATCACAATACAATTGTTCTTGGCATTCAAGATTCACGCCTTCCTCATTTAAGTAAAGGGATTTCTTTCTTACAAAGCAACAACTTCAATGTCATCGTCCGAAATTCAGGTGGCCTTGCTGTCGTACTAGATGAAGGTGTTTTAAATGTATCACTTCTATTTCAAGAAACAGAAAAAGGAATTGATATTGATCTTGGATATGATACGATGTGGCATTTAATTAAAGAAACGCTAAAAGATTACGATGTCAATATAGAGGCGAAAGAAATTGTCGGCTCTTATTGTCCTGGAAGCTATGATTTAAGCATCGGTGATCAGAAATTTGCTGGTATTTCACAGCGCCGCATTCGCGGAGGGGTTGCTGTACAAATTTATTTATGTGCAACAGGAAGCGGCTCTGAACGCGCGGCACTTGTTCGTGATTTTTACAACTTAGCAATTCAAGGAGAAGAAACAAGGTTTACGTATCCTGAAATTGTTCCAAGTACAATGGCTTCTTTATCTGAATTACTTGGTGAAACAATTACAGTTCAAGATTTAATGATGCGTCTCTTACAAACATTGCAGCACTTTACGCCGCAATTAACACCATCACAGCTAACAATAGACGAGGTTCCGTTATATGAACTTCACTTGCAGCGTATTATTGATCGGAACAACAAAGCACTCATTCTTGAGAAATAACAAAAGCCCCGCATATGCGGGGCTTTTGACTTTTATAGTGCTTGAGCTGCTGTAATTAGAGCTAACTTGTACACTTCTTCTTCGTTACAACCACGAGATAAGTCGTTTACTGGCATGTTTAAGCCTTGTAAGATTGGTCCTACTGCTTCGAAGTTACCTAAACGTTGTGCAATTTTGTAGCCGATATTACCAGCTTCTAAGCTTGGGAATACGAATACGTTAGCATCACCATTAATAACAGAACCTGGTGCCTTTTTCTCAGCTACAGATGGCACAAATGCAGCGTCGAATTGGAATTCACCGTCTAATGTTAATTCAGGAGCCATTTCTTTTGCAATGCGTGTTGCTTCTACAACTTTTTCTGTTTCTGGAGATTTCGCAGAACCTTTTGTAGAGAAGCTTAACATTGCAACGCGTGGATCAATGCCGAATAGTTCAGCAGTTTTTGCACTTTCAATACCGATTTCAGCTAAATCTTGGCTGTTTGGTGCAATATTGATTGCGCAGTCAGCGAATACATACTTTTCATCTTCACGTACCATAATGAATACGCCAGAAGTTT
This region includes:
- a CDS encoding ABC transporter ATP-binding protein; translation: MATLAVDSVSVGYNEGLIIDGLSVEIPEGKITTIIGPNGCGKSTLLKTASRILKAKRGTVYLDGKAIEKQPTKEIAKKMAILPQTAEVPTGLTVFELVSYGRFPHQKGFGTLREEDYRYIHWALEVTGMTEFANRPAEALSGGQRQRVWIAMALAQGTDLLVLDEPTTYLDMAHQLEVLNLLKKLNQEEGRTIVMVIHDLNHASRFSDHMIALKSGKLMKQGTPDEVMTCETLRDVFEIEAQIVPCPVNCKPICLTYDLTIINKQLRKQA
- a CDS encoding iron ABC transporter permease, whose protein sequence is MRTSVLTKKNVSIVTILTCLIFAVFLISLNTGTFKIPPMDVLKSLVGLGAEDQSVILFEFRMPRMVIAILVGSALAVSGAIMQGLSRNPLADPGIIGINAGAGLTVVVFVYFFFGKVGTGSLLSVFILPFFALVGAVLAAVIIYALAWKDGVSPTRLILVGIAVAAGFSAVSLIFSMKMTSNDFRFATIWLAGSLWGTDWKFVLSVLPWMLIFLPIAIRKAHVLNVMNLGDAAAVGLGVNVEKERRKLLFIAVCLAGASVAVAGGIGFIGLMAPHLARRLVGGKHQIMLPTAALIGTFLLLFADWISRSVLTTSEIPVGLVISVIGAPYFIYLLIKTK
- a CDS encoding iron ABC transporter permease, which gives rise to MEASARKIEQQEVNAKDIKSRPLVATIILIAGTILLALSMAMSISFGAADISLKTVWQAVFQFDGSVTHHNVIQELRMPRAIGGVVAGAFLAVSGAIMQGMTRNPLASPSLMGITDGAVFGIAIMYAFFPNSPYLMFVIASFIGAAFGASIVYGIGAASPSGLTPVKLALAGAAISALLGAISSGIALYFNLAQEVSMWNAGGVAGVKWESINMLLPIGLVCLLLAIMMSRYITILSFGEEIAIGLGQNTTLIKFIGTVLVLVLTGSAVSMAGSVGFVGLVIPHMTRFLVGSDYRWVIPCSAILGGLLIECADMLSRIINPPFETPIGAITALIGVPFFLYLARNEGRGKM
- a CDS encoding DUF1450 domain-containing protein — its product is MGNEFRVCDDCQATNIKTLIPRLKKIDSCADIEVGCQSYCGPGRKKSFAFVNNRPVAAPNEDELLKKIETKLNK
- a CDS encoding RsfA family transcriptional regulator, which translates into the protein MKVRQDAWTDEDDLLLAETVLRHVREGSTQLNAFEEVGDQLNRTSAACGFRWNAVVRYSYEQALQLAKKHRKDKMRAAGGEQAKKRLLYTPPASAVITVDKEPITHELHEPIQRTEPVASKSAMTMQDVIYFLQTVGSSNVKISALENENTRLKQEITSYMLRNDELEKKLEKIEQQSHTVQEDYETLMNIMNRARKLALMDDEERTQTSFRMDRNGNLEKIAE
- a CDS encoding lipoprotein BA_5634 family protein, encoding MKKVKLGFVAALSAVVFSGCSIMDMIAPQANGVIMYGDDAVLQQTIEKHQKEIESQNKYEAKFDKFNDQKVLIINKTTADKLVKEKILRKVDGDNVKPIETLPSVSDDTGIVFAKTEQNDVTINGKKMKYEGNVIIGDARKYTDMYAVVSDTVYSAISAPVKTIGVVEFKENPKKEIFPDIKRDSKVEEAHMVEIKSK
- a CDS encoding biotin/lipoate A/B protein ligase family protein: MSDSRSILSQPEWRIVDQSSLGSTFHALQSFAMDDTLCTTVGNGTSAATMRSWVHHNTIVLGIQDSRLPHLSKGISFLQSNNFNVIVRNSGGLAVVLDEGVLNVSLLFQETEKGIDIDLGYDTMWHLIKETLKDYDVNIEAKEIVGSYCPGSYDLSIGDQKFAGISQRRIRGGVAVQIYLCATGSGSERAALVRDFYNLAIQGEETRFTYPEIVPSTMASLSELLGETITVQDLMMRLLQTLQHFTPQLTPSQLTIDEVPLYELHLQRIIDRNNKALILEK
- the pta gene encoding phosphate acetyltransferase is translated as MSNLFTTVKEKVQGKGISIVLPEGTDERILGAAERLAKEELVKPILVGNKEEISAKAASMNLTLAGVDIYDPATYEEMDAMVASFVERRKGKATEEAARKILKDENYFGTMLVYMGKAHGLVSGAAHSTADTVRPALQIIKTKPGVTKTSGVFIMVREDEKYVFADCAINIAPNSQDLAEIGIESAKTAELFGIDPRVAMLSFSTKGSAKSPETEKVVEATRIAKEMAPELTLDGEFQFDAAFVPSVAEKKAPGSVINGDANVFVFPSLEAGNIGYKIAQRLGNFEAVGPILQGLNMPVNDLSRGCNEEEVYKLALITAAQAL